The sequence GAAGAAGATTCTCGACAACCACGGATCCCCGCGAGGCCTCAGGGATGTCCCCGAGAAGTGGCAGCGGGTCTTCGCCGTGGCCCACGACGTCGCGCCGGAGTGGCACGTGCGGATGCAGGCCGCGTTCCAGGACTACTGTGATGCCGCGGTGAGCAAAACGATCAACATGCCGCGGGAGGCGACCGTCGAGGACGTTAAGAAGGCGTATCTCCTGGCGTACGAGTTGCACTGTAAGGGCATCACGGTGTACCGCGACGGTTCCCGAGAGGACCAAGTCCTGAACATCGGCGTCGCCGAATCGGAGAAGCCGAAAGAGGTCCGCGTCGAGGTCCCGGCGGAGCCCGTCGCCCTGCGGCCCCGCGCCCGCCCCGACGTGATCACGGGCCGCACGCAGAAGATCCTCACCGGATACGGCGCCCTGTACGTCACGGTCAACGAGGACGAGAAGGGCCTGTTCGAGGTCTTCGCGCAGATCGGCCGTGGGGGCGGCTACACCGCTTCCTTCACGGAAGGGATCGCGCGGCTCGTGTCCCTGTGCCTGCGGTCCGGCGTGCCGGTCGACGAGATCATCGACCAGCTCGAAGGCATCCGCAGCCCGCGGATCGCCGTCGACCACGGCGAGCGCGTGTACTCGATCCCCGACGCGATTGCGAAGGCGATCAAGCGGCACATGGGAATGCACAAGGTCGGGGTGCAGCAGGCCGTCGAGACGTTCGACGAACTCGGCGGAGCCGTCGAGACCGATGTCGAGCTGGAGAAGGAGTCGCGCGACGCGGCCGAGTTGCTGCGGAAAGGCTTGAACCCGGAATGCCCGGAGTGCGGCAAGCCCCTCGTATTCGAGGAAGGCTGCGTGAAGTGCCACTCGTGCGGCTACTCCGAGTGTTGAACGCGGGGCTCGGCGGGGACTATTCCTGCAACAGCTCGATCCAGATTCCGTTCGGGTCGCGAACGTAGGCCTCGCTCCAATCTCCGATCGAATACGGCTCGACGACGATCTCCACGCCCTTCTTTCGGATGTCCTCGACGGTCGCCACAACGTCCTCGACCTCGAAAGCGAGGTGATCGAGATCTTCGCCGTTCGCGTACGGGGCCCAGAACCGGCTGCCTTCCGAGTAGAAGTTGAGCTCGAGTTCCTGCTCCGAACCCGGACTTCGTAGGGTCGCGACTTCGCCGTTCGTCGGAGCGGTCGCCAGACGCTCGACGAGCGTCATCCCGAGGACCCCGGTGTAGAACCGGATGGATTCGTCCATGTCTCTGACCCGGATGCCCGTGTACAAGAACCGGAACGGCAAGAGGCCACCGAGGGCGGAATGAGCAAGGCGTTCATAACGAATGGGAACGTG is a genomic window of Thermoplasmata archaeon containing:
- a CDS encoding VOC family protein translates to MGSKAPRALRLATSRRSASIGEMNRTHGMPSCRRPWDLALLERERHVPIRYERLAHSALGGLLPFRFLYTGIRVRDMDESIRFYTGVLGMTLVERLATAPTNGEVATLRSPGSEQELELNFYSEGSRFWAPYANGEDLDHLAFEVEDVVATVEDIRKKGVEIVVEPYSIGDWSEAYVRDPNGIWIELLQE